Proteins from one Chanodichthys erythropterus isolate Z2021 chromosome 15, ASM2448905v1, whole genome shotgun sequence genomic window:
- the LOC137002029 gene encoding C-type lectin domain family 4 member E-like: MDLVYENSDYIRSVTSSSDKCFRYKDQKTLKKKAALHKWAKVLLMVLSVGIVFALGGVCTLAVLLTHSTHFNMSVSDQDHNAIDYKQQFDELHNQLEETLRKLNRLNHSTGCALCSIHWIHFGGKCYFFSTVMMNWTQSRDHCVTLGGHLVIINSQAEQDFLTSKVKVTHWIGLNDLDTEGHWFWVNNQPLNDSVEFWIKRENGVREPDNWTKGHPAGEDCASLGHPAGETDFWTDAFCFQVKRFVCEAAGAV; encoded by the exons ATGGATTTAGTCTATGAAAATTCAGATTACATACGTTCAGTAACTTCATCCAGTGACAAATGCTTCCGATACAAAG ATCAAAAGACCCTCAAGAAAAAAGCTGCTCTACATAAATGGGCTAAAGTTCTTCTGATGGTTCTCAGTGTCGGTATCGTCTTTGCTCTCGGAGGTGTCTGTACACTGGCGGTGCTTCTAACACATTCAACAC attTCAATATGTCTGTTTCTGATCAGGACCACAATGCCATAG ATTACAAACAGCAGTTTGATGAGCTTCACAACCAGCTTGAGGAGACACTTAGAAAGCTGAACAGATTAAATC ACAGCACAGGTTGTGCACTTTGTTCCATCCACTGGATTCATTTTGGGGGAAAGTGTTACTTCTTCTCTACGGTCATGATGAACTGGACACAGAGTCGAGATCACTGTGTGACTCTAGGAGGACATCTAGTGATCATAAACAGCCAAGCAGAGCAG GATTTTCTTACCTCTAAAGTTAAAGTGACTCACTGGATTGGTCTGAATGATTTGGACACTGAGGGACACTGGTTTTGGGTGAACAACCAGCCACTTAATGATTCAGTAGA ATTCTGGATAAAGCGAGAGAATGGAGTCAGAGAACCTGACAACTGGACTAAAGGCCATCCGGCCGGTGAAGACTGTGCTAGTCTGGGACATCCAGCGGGAGAGACGGATTTCTGGACAGATGCTTTCTGTTTTCAAGTGAAAAGATTTGTGTGTGAAGCTGCTGGAGCAGTTTAA